The genomic interval AatcttacatttaaataaatatagccATGAAAATAACAAGAACATACGTTCAAAGCAAACATACGACACCAGTATCAAAGGCACGCAGTCATTGGATGAATTCATCCATGATGAACATTCATTTTCATACAGTAGAATAGTACAAGTGAATTATCTACAAACCAAAAAGTATAAACCACCAACCTTTTTATTTGTAACAACCTGTAATATGCAAACGCCTTCAATGCATTGAAACTTCCTTATAAAACAGCAGTTGTGCACGGCCAGTGTTAAATTTGTAACAGATGAAACCATGTTTTGGATATCTTCATAGTAACATCATTATGTGAAAAAATACTGAAACTTAAGTGTTTATGGGCAAGGCGACTGTTGATAGTGTCACTTTTGCAAAGTTATGTTAAATTCGAATCAGATGTGGCTaccatagatagatagatagatttatttcggtaccatggtgcaaacacaattaacaaacatgttgtattcttaaattaatacataaaaatacaaacatgagaGTTAACCATGTCATGCAACACAGAACCAAGGATGGCACAAAAAAAGAGAGTgatctcttatttccattgtggtccttatttGGCGTCTTTGACAGGTTAGAACGAGTAATTAAGTATTGAAGAATATCAGACGCCTTTCCAATTCAGACAAAACTTGAGACGCGATAGATGTTTCGCAGACAAAACAGCAGTACCTAAAAGGGCTAATGTTTTCTAATAAGAACAGGATTTTCGTACGTTTTATTCACACATCTTTAGAAGTTTTTGGTTGTGGCATAGAGGCAGGTTTAATTTATCATAAACACATGACTTTATAACGCTGCTTTTATTTGCTTGCTTTCATTCCAAATTGTGATTACTCTCGCAATCAAGTTTCCCATAGTTTGACTCGGTGCGTGTGGTTTGAATGTGACCTATCACAGGCATCTCGAGATGTCAACCACGTCTAGGGTCGGCATGGTGCATTTGGCCTTGGCAAGTTCGCATCTGAAAAAATGAAGTGATGGGCaaattgtaaataataaacatgtGCCTTAGGCCCCACGTTCACAAAACAGTGTTTGCAATCGAAactcgattttgcttgtcattgaaatggatttccattgtagttgacaaaaattaaaaccgatgtcagttaaaatctatttttgattgcaaacatGTTTTGTGAATACGAGGACGGATGAGTATCAAGAAAATATACAATAGTAAATTAGTATTTATTCGAAAGGAACATCAACTTAAAACCTGTAAGAACCGTAAAGAAAATGACATGGACTAAATTTATTGTTGTGttagaggggccttttcacagattttggaatttattgaagcttgtcattaaatgctttatattgataaatttaaacatccgTCCGTGCTCATGTTATGCGGGGGATGtatgttttactttatataagccattctcgtagtttcacaaaacataacgacaacaacagaactttctaaattattcaatcgtttcgcgttgcaacgctttatacctatacttttcaggttttcaaattgtaaaaagatgcatataatggatattttatagcatggtaaatgttcagtattactgtttcttcacaaatatcataactaaaatggaAAATGTGCGAATATGAAGCAACATTTcttaatttggtcaatttaccaaaacgtgaaaaggcccctttcattaattatataaacactacattttcatatatttaatttatttgtactTTACATTTCCCTTAATTGCTCCGACATATAGATGCTTCGATTAATCCATCTGTTGGTTCTACGTTTTTTTATGAgcattcttttgaaaaaaatacgaaATGCTGTAAGTTATTACCAAATAGGTCTTCGATCGACATTgctgtaaaaatgaaaataatgaataGAGGCCCGAACCTGTTTGGGTACAGTTGGCCGTCTGAGCCACACTGTACTTCGAGGTCGCTGGAGCACGTAACGTATGAAGCCTGCTGGCAGAACGCGTTGGCGAATATTTGATTCAAAGTCAACGTAGTCGTCAGGGAAGTGACCGCGGCAGACGTTGATGCGACATTCGTAGATGGAGTGGAAATCTGAAAGGAATATGAaactcgctctgggaaaactggacttaatgcatgggcgtatagtgtcgtccagattagactgttcagactgcacatgttaacatgggactacactttctgcatGTATTGCATTCTTCGTTTGAATCAAGTGTCGTCTCAACGAAAATCCAGGCGGACagtctaggcgaaaagtgtcatccctgaatagcatgtgcagtccgcacagtctaatataggacgacactttgcgcgCCTGTATACATCCCCGTTCACCAAGTGCCAGGTTCATCTAGAGATATCGGAATGGCTGCATTTTGGTTATCCTCAATATTTGCTCAAATGTGTGTTAGAACGTCGCTTGTTGCCATGATTACTTTGTTGAACTTTTAACGATGTAAACTATGAAtcatgtcattttaaaattttgGTAAAACTGTAATATTAAATTCATGTATGATTGTTTTGTTGATACTCTTTAAATGCGCTGTGGGCAGTGTATGGTTTTACCGCGCCGTGCTTGGCGTCAAAGTGCATTGCActtcgatttaaaaaaaagagagaaTAATACTTGGAATAAAAAGGTACTCTTAAAATGTATAACACGTAACTTAATAGACATTTACCTGTTGTACAGAAGCATGCGTCTGTGTGTGTGTGGTTGTCACTTCTAGCGTTACAGTGGAATGCACGGCGTCTGTGTTGCATGCTCCGTGAAAGGCGACATTTACAGGCGTCAACTGGCGTAAAATGTGGCGACATCTTTCTTTTGCAAAGTGGCAACTGAAAATGATACGGTGCGGTTGCTACTTGTACCTGATTAAATGTATGTAATTAAGCAGTCATGGTGCTTTTTGTTTTGCCTTGTAAAAACCGTTTAGCCTTCTGGATGAACAGGTTAGAGTATATCGACTACTGTTTAAACTGTTCAATTTCATGAAGAGTGTCTATTTGTAGTGTTATCAacaaaatagtaattaaaacaacacaaacatgaaataaatatatttcgttCTTTTTAAAGAATCAATTTGATAAAAACTGTATGAGATTGTTTtcataaaattgtttatttaaaaagctaTATATCTATTGAGAAAAGGAGTACGGAAACATGTTCTTACTGGTCACTGTATGTAATTCCATCGGTGCCACAGATTTGTTCGTCATGCATAACCTGATGACGGGCACAATTAAGATCTCGGATATCGTGACACAGATGGTCACTGAAATATTAAAAGCCGAAACATTTATCATACATATATGTTATACTGACTATTTTTGTGTAATTAAAAAGATGTCTCAAGGTGTCATACTATATTTAAAAACTGAATGGTTGAATTTATATATAAGAtttgtgttaaactgtttttggTTTTAACAAGTTATCATTATGTAAGTTTAAAACACTTTCCTGTAGTGCATCTCCAGATTTTCTAGCGCTGCATTGATTTCCCCAGGACCAACATTGCTGTCGCCGTCTTTCGCAAAGCAAGCTGATTGAAACAGTATTCATAAAGGTGTATACGATAAATTGGTCAATAAAGACAAATAACACAATCCAACCAGTAAACAAGTAGTCAAGCGAGCAGTCATCAAGCGTTCAGTAATATGGCGACAAGCGTTTAATGAACAAGTCATCAATCCTTCACTGAACCAGTCGACAAGCATTCGGAGAACCAGTCGACAAGCGTCATTTGAACCAGTCGACAAGCGTCTAGTGAACCAGTCGACAAGTGGTCAGTAAATCAGTCGACGAGCGTTCAGAAATCCGTCTTTATGTCTGTCTATCGGTTGTTCGTTTAACCACTAATGCATAATCTTATCTTTGATTAACCAGTCCTTGCTGAACTTGGTCGAGGGCTCAACTCTCTAGGTGTTCAACAATGCTTATTTAACAAACATCTTGAACTGTGGTCTAGTGGTTGGCCGCTAACCTAGAAATCGGAATATCCCTGGTTCGCAACCCGCTCAGACAACTTAAATTTTTCTGAGCAAACCAAATCATCCCATTTTTGCTCCTATCCGTCGATGTATATAAATGTCTATATGAAAGGGAAATAACCCTATGCGCCGTGGATTCATACCGCTCCAAGTAATTGCGGACGGCTTATAACTCTAGGATGGTGGTGTATATGTCACTAACACAATCAAACCTCGTATTCCGAAAATCCAGAAATAAGCTCGATGATATAAGATACATGTAACTCACACCACAAAACCAAAATAACTTGATTTACAAAACACATTACGATCAACAACAAAGTTAAATCAACAACATCATAATTTTAAAAAGGCTATGATCTTCGaatgtaatatatataaaaaaaacattacctGAAAAGCACGAAACAATCAAGATAACCGTTACTATCGCCATATTGAACACTAATGGTACGTAGTCGTCCAACTGAAGCCTTTCTGACTAGCGCTATCGAGTTGTTCCACTTAACCGATGCCAACCAGTTAGGCATTATGTAATGAACTACCTATGCTTCACGACGAGTCCACGTAATTTTTTTACGATCGTGACAAAATGTCACCAACATACATTCCCATGAGCTATATGTGTATTTTGCATTATCTTTAAGAAATTGTAAGGCTTATAAAAGAATGATACATTACGTACACGTTGCTTGTCAATAAAACTTTTACGGAAAGATAAgcaattaaattatgttttaaatgattTTGATTACTGAGTATACGTTATTTAAGGCGGTTGATATCCGCCTTGTCGTTCTGGGTTTTAACGACGCCAAAATACCAATAAGCTAATACGAAGTGGTGACATTTTTTATCATCGTCGTATTTGGCGAGAATTCTTTCGTTTTGTCAAATAAACGTGTGTTTGCCATTCAAACCCGACAACACACCAAAATGACAGCCAGGGATCGCCAACGAGCAAACACAATTTTccgaaaaaaacaagagatttaATATATCCTGATGTAAAACTGACGTGTACCCACTTGTCGTTTTTGCGACGAGTACCTACATTGTTATTGACTGTTATATTGGTCTTTTTTTGCGAGTTGCAATGTTGGCGTGTAGACACTTATCAGCCACCATAGTAAGCAtcttattgttgttattgttcttTTGAGCTTTTCAATCCGAGTGTTGGGTAGGAAACAGGTGTCGTGAATTGAGGAATGTCGATAAAGACGTTGTTTTGAAATCAGCCCTAATTATCCtctcgcgtatttgcccagtctcAGTGATCTTTTATTTAACACcttaacattttaattaacaCCTCGGTCtttatatgttattataatgTTTGAATTGAATTGTATTCAGAAATCAAATCGAAAACGAGTCGTACAGtccgttttttttgttttgtgtaacGATATactaatgtttattcgctcaagaataaactgtattattcaacgcaaacgctattttcctaagggatcgccgaaacccgaaccccaattttataacccatcctacccagtcaACTCAAACACATAGACTTGTCCACTAAGTATAAAACCACTGCCCATGCAAATTGTCGTTCTTTTACTAGCTCctcgcatcacagggtaggtcgcgctatggtttacaagtttacatttagtggtggttatatataatggtacatgGTTGGTTGATGGTGCACAAAATGTGcttattcattttcaaaattatggtgttgaaacgatcgcccaaattggcttatggtgaaaagtccggtgatcacttttggctataagtaaatattaaataaaatatcaatatgaagaAGTTCTTGGTAGATAACGCCGTTTCCCGGGTCTCCAATTTaaccgggacttaatcccggaagaacgTTGTGGTGGTTACATATAATGGTACATGGTTGTTGAATGAAGCGATAAATGGGCTTCTATATTTCCGAAATTACGGAAAATACAGGTTTGCCAATTGGCTTATGGTAAAATGCCCGTTGATCATCTTtgtctgtaaataaataaaaatccgaTTCTTGGCAGATACGCAGTTCCAGCTTTCAAGTTGTGGTAAAACGATCGCCATTGGGCTTATGGTGAAAAGCCTTGTGataaatttaatgtattaaacaaatcaatagaTTATTCATAGATCTCTACTGAACTGGGACTTGCTCCCGGAAGAATAAAGGTCGTTATTTAATGCTATATAGTTGACTAGCAGTG from Dreissena polymorpha isolate Duluth1 chromosome 1, UMN_Dpol_1.0, whole genome shotgun sequence carries:
- the LOC127849631 gene encoding uncharacterized protein LOC127849631, whose product is MAIVTVILIVSCFSACFAKDGDSNVGPGEINAALENLEMHYSDHLCHDIRDLNCARHQVMHDEQICGTDGITYSDHCHFAKERCRHILRQLTPVNVAFHGACNTDAVHSTVTLEVTTTHTQTHASVQQISTPSTNVASTSAAVTSLTTTLTLNQIFANAFCQQASYVTCSSDLEVQCGSDGQLYPNRCELAKAKCTMPTLDVVDISRCL